GTTTAAAATACAGTATATTTGTTCATTATTGTTAAAATTTAGATTAAAAACAAGGAGTACTCATGGAATTTACGGTATCATCGGCTCTGCTATCGCAACAGCTAACGGCTATTAGCGGTGTTATAACACGTAATCCGATTGTGCCTATATTAGAAAATTTTCTTTTTCAGATAGATCATAATCGTTTAGTTGTTACAGCTTCTGACTTACAGACTTTTATTAGTGTTACCTTACCGATTCAATCGGATACACAAGCAAGTGTGGCCATACCTGCTCGCATATTACTGGATACAGTTAAAAACTTACCAGAACAGCTTATTAAATTGTCCATTAATCTTAGTAACTATACCATTTCCATTCAATCTGAGCATGGGTATTACAAATTGGCAGGGGAAAATGCCAACGATTTTCCACAATTAGCTACTATAAATGATGGCATTGCTTTAGATGTAGATGCAGCTGTGTACAAAAACATACTACAGAAAACCTTGTTTGTGACGAGCAGTGATGAATTGAAGCCTGCTATGTGTGGCGTTCATATGGAATTAACTGATAAACAAGCAACTTTTGTTGCTACCGATGGGCACCGTTTGGTAAGGTATATACGTAAGGATCTATCAGCAGCTACCCAAAAGGCTATTATTATGCCTAAGAAAGCCTTGATGCTTTTGCATGGCTTATTAAGTAGTAAAATGAAGCAGATGCATATTGCTTTTGATCCCTATAAAATCCAATTCGATATGGATAACATTAGTGTGATTACTAGATTAGTAGATGAACGTTATCCAGATTACGAGAATGTAATCCCAACAGAGCATAGCCGTAAACTGACTATCCATAGAGCTGCTTTGGTGAGCTCACTACGGCGTATTTCGATCTATGCGAATAGAGCGACCCACCAAGTAAAGCTGACGATACAGGATAACGTATTAACGCTCTCAGCAGAGGATTTGGATTTTTCCAATGAAGCCAAGGAAGAACTTATAGGTAGCTATGAGGGGTTGCCGCTGGAAATAGGATTTAATGCAAAACTTCTTTTGGATATGCTTACAAATATTACAGCCGAGGAGATAGAATTTCTTTTCTGGGAGGTTAATAAAGCGGTCTTAATCTTTCCTAAGGTTCAAGAGGAACATGAACATTTATTGTTATTAATCATGCCTATTATTTTCTAAATTATAGTAATCTATGTGCTATTTTATTCGTCTATTGGGTTTTGTTGCATGTTTAGGATGGTTTATACCAAATTACAGCCATGCAAAACCAATGAAACATGCCAACAAGCAACTTATTGTTTTGTTGAATGGATTATGTGATAAAGTTTCTACTTTTGATACCGTAAAACAAAAATTAGAAAAAGCCTTCCCTTCGGCTTCCATTATTGCCTTAACTAGTACAGAAGGTATGTTAAGTGTAATGCTTTCTATAAAAGAACAAGCAAAGGCTGCCTTCCAAGAATTAACTGATAAGGTAAATGATATACAAAGCAAATCTATTGTACTTATAGGCCATAGTCAGGGTGGTCTACGTGCTTATGCCTTGCTCAAACAATATGAAACGTTATTAAATATAAAAGGCCTTATTACTTTAGCTACCCCCTGGGAAGGGGCCCACGGGACTAAAGTAGATGGTAGCATGCTAAAACAACATTTAACAAAGGCTGTTTTAAATGACTTGCGTATGCTTGCACTTAACCTTGGCTATCCCTCGGATATGCTTATAAATCAGCTAAATATAACTATTCAAAAAAATCAAGAATTGCTATTTCTGCCTGGTGCCAAAGATTTAAAAATGGATAGTCTATTCTTAGATGAAATAAAAAAGACGCTCCTTCATGAGAAAGTCCCTATTTGGGCGATAGGGGGAATTCAAAATGATTTTGGAGCACTTTTACCTAGAAAAATAAAGCATAGGTTTATAGCATTGAACAGTATGTATACTTTTTTTATTGTTGGACAAGACGCACTTAACACTGCTTACCATGATATGAAAATACCACTTGCTAGCCAACATGCACGCAACTTTGTACCACAAAGCAAGAAAAACTTTAAAAGAATTAAGATTAGAAATGTATTTCATAGTACGCATGTTTGGCCTAAGTTAAACGTACCAGTAGGAAAATATATGCTTTCACATCCAGATGCATTACGAAAGATCATTACTTGTGCTAAAGAAGCATTTTCCCAAAAGTAAAGCTTATCTACGCTTTTCTATACTACTATTGGAGCAGTGTCTGAGTGGTTTAAAGTACCCGTCTCGAAAACGGATGTACCAAGTTATATATGGTACCGAGGGTTCGAATCCCTCCTGCTCCGCTAATGTACATTCACATTCTATTGGATAGGCAAGTATTTTTAAAATATGCTTAATCAGTAAAAAAATTATAAAAAGATATTGTATAAGCGCAACACATCAAAAAATGACACAAGCATTTATTGAAGAAACAACCAACTTTTTTATGCGAGCCTTGGGAGAAGCATATAGCATAAAAAATTAGCACAAGGTAGAACCTATAATAGCATACTTATAATCCCTCTCTCCTACGCTAATACACAGAAATATCCAATAGCATTACAGCGCTATAGGTACAAAAGTAAGACACAAGGAGCTAAAAGTTCATTCGCTGAAAAACGCAGGAGAAGATACAGGAGAACATAAATATGGTATAGTAATAATTTATTTGGAACATATTCAATAAATTATTACACTTCTATACTGTATCAGTATAAAATAGCTCTTCCTACAAGAAAGGTAGCGGGTATCCTAAATATAGGGAGCCACATATTACATAAACAATTTAAATGTATTTAAAGCATATGCAATCAAATTAAAGAGAAGGTATAAAGTGTTTATTGATTTTTTTTATAGCAATGGTAGTAGAAGGTTGTAATAACGGTATCATTATGAGAATGAATAATAAAACTGGCAATAGTGAAACAACAAGAAGCAAAGAAGAAAATACTAGCAATAAATACAACCTATTGCCTGTTTGTGCATCATCAAGTTTAAAAAAGTATGATACTATTTAATTTAAGGTAGTATTATGCTTGCATAAAGTTATTTGGTATTGGCCTACAGAAAAAAGGAGGCCATTGTCTTTAGAAGTAGCGCAAGCAGCAAGAGATATTTTAATTATGGGAAGGTAGCAGAGGTACGCTATCATGAAAGCTAATCACAATTATTTCAAATTAAACATAATATAATTTATGGGTTTAGATTGGATACCAATGAGAAAACCAAAGCCAGGTTTCGAGAAACGATTCAAACAGCTTTTACAATTGCTTGATGTTAATGGATATGTGGGGGATAAGGACAAGGATACGTCTGAGGAGGGAAAGGGTTTTCTTTCTCCCAGAGAGATATTATTAGTTGGGGGTCTGGTTGGAGGTATAGTTGGAGGTGCAATTGGAAATAGTTTTGGCTGTATGGTTAAAGATAAACTTGTGGGTATAGTTGGAGGTATAGTTGGAGGTATAGTTGGAGGTATAGTTGGAGGTATGGTTGGAAGTATGATTAGAAGCATAGATAGAAGCATGAATGAAGCTGTGGTTGGATGTATAGGAGGCGTTATATGTGGAAGTCTAGCATGTATAGGAGATGCATTTAAGGGTATATGTACGGGTATGTTTTTTGGTAGATATGTGGGTATACCTGTGAGTAGATTTGTTGCTATGGTTGGACGTATGGGTGAAACCCTGTACGATAATAGAGAAGAACTTCTTCAAGAATGGGAAGAGAGAGAAGAACTTCTTCAAGAATGGGAAGAAATATCCGATTCACACTGTGAAACAATAAAAGCACCAATGATTGGTAGAGATATTATTGCTGACAATTGGATAAGAGCAGCATACCAAAAAACAGACAAGACAATTTCTGAAGAGGAATTTATAAAAGAAAGTGAAGGTTACTACGTAGTTGAGTTAGCAGCGCAATCAGACGGGACTCCATTCTGTCTTCCTATGGCAGTTAAATACGATTGGATAAGAGAGGTATACAAAAAAAAGAGCGAAGATAATCCATATAATTATACGCTTGTAGGCCCCGTAGACTGCTATCATATTTTTTATGATGGATTCAAAAGTGGATTTCGTGCAAAAGCTTTGGAAGACTGCCTAGACTTGATTGGGGACGATTTATCTTCTGAAGCCTGGGGAAGCAAATTGGCAGATGAGACATTGCGTTATGGACAGCAACTTATGACAATTGCTGATAAAATTGCTTCTGCAAATAATATGTTTTATTTAAAAGAACAATTGAATTATCCAGAAGAAACAGAGGAAGAAATAGAGGAAGCAACATTAGAACAGAAAATATACACTCTTTATCAAGCAGCGAAGTGGCTTATTTTTTACGGTAAAAACGGACATGGATTTCATATTGATTTTTAATGTTAGCTAGCTATATTTGCTAGCTAAGGGTATCAAATAAGGGGTAGCTAACATAGCATAGGCATATTTATTATGCTAAAAGATTGCTATTGTAGCAGCTATTCAGTAACAAAAAAATAAAAGTACTATATCATTTAAAATGAGAAAGAAAAGAAATAATTCCAGGTTTACACTTATTTACTTACCTTTTTACTTACCTTTCTTGGCTATTTCTATTGGCTTTTAGTATTGTATACTTTTTTGCACTGGTTACTGTTTATCCAAACAAACTTTATTCCGTTAGAAGAATCGCTGCTTACAGTTGTGTTTCCTCTGCTATTATCCTGGATACCTATATACCTATGGTTAAATCCTAGCATTAAACTACTAAATTTAAGTTGTAGCCATTTAACTTTACGTGTTGTTGCCTGGCTGGTTATAGGACTACCAACTATATTTGCTCAAGATTACTTGGTAAAAGCAACAAGCAAATTAACACAGTTGGATAACATTACACTGTTTGAAAAATCGGCACCAAAAAAATACTATTCGCTTGATCACTATTATATTGACAAAACACGTATAGGTATTAAACATACAACTACTAGTACCGGCAGAAGAAACGAAACACTGGATTTATGCATTTATGTAACACTTCCAATTCTTACCAATTGGACCGATATTGCAAAAAGAGAATATCCCTACTGGCTTGGGAAAAAGTATACAAAAACAATTAGTAATCGGCTAAGTGATCAGGAAAAGGAATTTAAATGGAACGCATTTTATTGGGCAGGAAATTACTGAACGGATTAATAGTAATAATCTTACTAATATTAAATTAGAATTTTTTTGCATATTCTATAAAAAAAGTAAATAAATGCCTATATTACAATTGGCTTTGATATAGGATATAGACTTAGCTGAAAATTATCTATCGTATATCGTACTTTTGGCCCAGAACTTCTAGTTATTGTATTAGATTAACAATTGGTTGTCTGGTTGAGCCTAATCTTAATAAGATATGGTGTAATTATAATTTTTATTAGTTATAATTACCCTAATTTTAGGCGGATGTTTATGTAGTTGCGTGTTGCATTGCCCTCTACTGCCACTTTGTTTATACATTTTTTTTAAAATTGTTATTATATGAATTACACGTTTTTATCTAGTTTAGTATTAGCTGTTTGTATGCATGTACTATATGCTAAAGCTGATCAAAACCAACCTCCATACAACGCTGTGCATCCTTACGAAATATACAAGTTTGGCAAGGATGATGCGTCTATAGAGCGTAGCATACGTTTTGCAAAAGAGCATAACGTAGCCCATATATCCTATGTGGGGCCTATTCGTCCTACATATATGGCTATGCTGTTTAACCTTCTGAAAGATTTTAAGCTTAAATATTTGAGTCTAGGTTGTATAGATGGTGGTAGCGTTGGGAATGAGGATATAGAAATTTTGGTAAGCGAATTCCCAAATCTTCAATATTTGCGTCTATACCACAATAAAATCGGAAGTAAAGGTGCAGAAACTTTGGCGAAAAAACTTAAAGTAGTTCAACATTTGAATCTAGGTAGTGGTAACATTGGGGATAAAGGTGCTGAAGCTTTAGCAAACGGATTCCCAAAGCTTCAGGAGTTGCATCTAGCTTCTAATAAAATTGGAAATAAAGGTGCAGAAGGATTGGTAAAAGGATTTCCAAAGCTTCAATATTTGGATTTGGATGGTAATAGTATTGGGAATGAAGGTATAAAAGCTTTAGTAAACGGATTTCCAAATCTGCATGAGTTACATCTAGCATCTAATAAAATTGGAGATAAAGGTGCAGAAGTTGTAGCAAGCGGATTCCCAAAGCTTCAACGGTTGTATCTAGCGTCTAATAAAATTGGGCATAAAGGTGCAGAAGTTTTAGCAAGCGGATTCCCAAAGCTTCAATATTTGGATTTAAATGGTAATAGTATTGGTAATAAAGGTATAAAAGCTTTGGTAAACGGATTTCCAAATCTTCATGAGTTGCATCTGGCATCTAATAAAATTGGGGATAAAGATGTTAAAGAGTTGGCAAAAGGATTTCTAGAGCTTCAATATTTGAATTTAGATGGTAATAAAATTGGGAATGAAGGTATAAAAGCTTTAGCAAGCGGATTCCAAAAGCTTAGGAAATTGCATTTAGCGTCTCATAAAATTGGGGATGAGACTATTAAAATTTTAGTAAATGGATTCCCATATCTTCAGGAGCTGCATTTAGCGTCTAATAACGTTGGAGATAAAGGAGTAAAAGTTTTGTCAAACGGATTCCCAAATCTTCAGCGATTACATCTAAAGTCTAATAAAATTGGGAATGAAGGTATAAAAGCTTTGGTAAGCGGATTCCCAAAGCTTCAGGAATTGTATCTAGATGGTAATAACATTGGGGATGAGGTTATTGAAATTTTAGTAAGTGGACTGCCAGATCTTCAGGAGCTACATTTAGCGTCTAATAAAATTGGGAATAAAGGTGCCGAAGCTTTGGCAAGCGGATTCCCAAAGCTCCGGCAATTGTATCTAGCATCTGATAAAATTGGGAACGAAGGTGCAGAAGCCTTAGCAAAGGGGCTTCCCATGCTTCAACAGTTACGTCTAAAGTCTAATAGCATTGGGTATGTAGGTGCAAAAGCTTTGGCGAAGGGATTCCCAAATATTCAGCAGTTGTATTTACATTCTGATGGCATTCCGTATGAATTTGTAAAAATTTTAGAGGAAACAACTCATCTTCAAGTGTTAAGTAATAATGAAAGCAAGGAAATTGGAAAGGGAATTGGCAGGGCAATTGGAAAGGGAGTTGGCAAGGAAATTGGAAAGGGAATTGGGAGAGGCATTATTAATCTATTTACGTAATATTTCATGTATTCCCAATAGGAATACATGGGGTTTGTAAAGAGCCATATAGAGAAGTAGGTGCTAAGGATATATATGTATTATTGGTAAGTAAAAACACGGACCAATTGGATCCTTTGCTCAGAAGGGGCATAAACCCTTTGAAGAAAGTTTATGAGATGGCCTGGGCTCTTAGTGGGAATCTTTTGATATAGTTATCCTATTTGTATTTGTGAATGATTTAAAGTGCATTCATTGCGTAGCCTTTTATAGGAAAAATAAGCAGGTTAGCGTAAGATAGATTGTGGCGTATGGGCTACTCGTCATATCGCTTTAACGTTAGTAGGCGTTATCCATTTGGGTATGGTAATAAGCTACTAATTTATAATAATACACCATGGAGCATTGCCTACGTATTATGCAATGGACTATAGCTGAGGTGGTAACGCGCTTCCATGCTTAGCCTATCTGGCTGATGATCGTACGGTTGCAACCCATCTTTGTAGCCCTATCTCTGCCTACTTTACTTGCTGTAGTTAGATCCTTATGCTGCTTTTTGTACATTAATAGAGGAAATAGCACAAAAAAATCGCTTATTTTCTAGTATTGTTCATAAAGCGGTATTGCTTTTTATTAGGGTTGAACGAGAACCATTGCGTTATGGTTGGCTCAATTTTTTTATGAGCTAAAATATGATTTTCTCTCTGTTTTTCATATTTTTTAGCTAATTTGACTATACTACTATTTAAACTAACTAGAAGGGACCTCTTCACAAATGCGCTGCATTTCTGCTAGCCATTACTGAGGTGCCTTATGGCTTCCCCCCACGGTATATAAAATAAAGTTTCTTTAGGCTATACGCTGTTGATCGGATGGCTTACGGGCAAGATAACGTACGCATGTTATGCACTCTATCTACCAGTTTAACTTGGATAACACGTATATCTGAACATGCATCAAGTATGCCTTGCGTTGCTATAGCATCCCATTTCCACGGATACCCATTGGTAGGTATTATAGCAAGTACCTTTATCTACGATAGCAGCTACTTCTGGTCCATACATCAATGCTATCTGATGAAGCGCAATAGGCGTATTCCCACGATATCATGCAACAAACCAGACAGGGATGGTAGCGGGATCCTTGGTAACCTCCAACAGCAGTATAGCCACCGCCATTGGATGGGTATAGTAAGGAGCAGCTGACTGATGCCTAACGAGACCGTGGGCCTTTTTAATAAAGGAAATGGTTTGTAATATGTTTTTTTTCTAAGGTGCGTTGAGCCATAAGCAAGATTAGCAATTCTTTCTCTTGCACTAATCTATCCGATTCCAAGGCAGTATACGCAAAAATTTATTATACGTATTCTCATTAATAGTTATTACATATGTGCCATTCGTATCCTTATATAAGGATCTATTTGAGACAAGCACTGGTACTGATTGTTCCGGCTGTTTTTCAGGTGTATCTGAAGAATTCTCATGCTTAAAGATAGTTTCCAACTCATCTAGACAACGGAACATCTGGTGATAGATCATTTCCTTCCCCCCTACGGTTTCTGTTATAGCAATATCTATTATGCCTTGCTGCCTCTTACCATTATTATCAGATAAAACAGCTAAGGCTGATTGTCGTCTGTTAATCTTACCAGTGCTACTAATAGTGTTACCAAGGGTAAAAAAGTAATCCGCTTTATCCGGTTGCTTTGTAATCTGTCCAACAGGACGTACGTCATGCCGAAACTTTTCTTCTGTTACTTTTTCAGGTGAAGAATTAACTTTCTTATACTTAAGATCTGGTCCTGTTGATACATTCCGAAAATACGCTAATAAATCATCTGGATCTTGCTCCCATTTTTTTACCCTAGAATGATATTCAAATGGATCTGGAACAAGTCTATTATTAGATTTTTTATTTTGACAACGATCCGTTATTGTTTTTGATATTAATTCACTTTCAGTATTATTTGTACTAGAACTACGTTTTTCTATTGGTTTTTTATGCCCTTGCTTATTCATTTTAGCTTTCTTCGTCTTAGACAAGTTTGCTTTTTTTTCTTTTTCAGTCTGATTTAATCCTAATGCTTTTAACAAATCCTCTATAGGTTTTGAAGCTTCTTTCTCATTGAGGTATTCTTTGAAAGATTGTGGTTTATTTTTTGCACTTTCTTCATAAGCTTGATACAATTGATTTGCCTCATCCTCACCTTTTTGATCACGTATATTATCACGTGTAGCTTTATTTTCTTGATTTATTTTATCCCTCTTAGAAAAAAAATCTTTTAAAGTACCTCTACTACCATTTTTTTTAAAGGCTGTATAGATTTTTGCTACATAGGATGAGGTATGATTATTAGAACAAACGCTGTCAATCAAAAATTGAAATTCTTCCATGGAAATATCTAAAGTTAGTTCTCCAGTAAAATCCAATTTTTTATTTTCTTTTTGTCTTGTCGTCAATGAACTAATTAATAGATTTTTACTAATTGCTTTATCTTGAAATATCGCTGAAACTATCTCAGATGAAACGGTATAATATTTTATAGAAACTTGCTTCTCTGCTTCTTCACACATCTTCCCCATTATAAGTTTTATTATTTTCTTTTCAGCATCTTCATAATTACTATACCCATATTTTTCAGCATCGAATTGATCAAGGTTATTATAAAGTTGCTGATTTATATACATTAGTATATTTTTAAAAGTCCACTGCCATAATTCTCCCACAGTGATACCATTGGCTTTCCCTTGGTCTAGTTTTTTTTTCAAAGCATTTGCAAACTTTTTCGGGAGCCCCTTTAATGAGCAAATATCTGTAAAAAACTTCTTAAAGAAGAGAATCCCTGTAATCTGGATGTTTTCCGATTTCAAATGCCTTATATTATGGTCCAAATTTTGTATATGTATGTTATACGCATCACGCATGACTTCGATCAAACGGTCTAAAAAGGATAATATTTTCTTAACAAGATAACTTTCTACTTCTTCTTGATATTCTTTAGGTATATCTTTGAGTATTGTATTGGGAAGCACTAGGTACTCATAATTATGTAAAGAATAAATGGTAAGGCATGGTATTTCCTTAGCTCCAGAATTCATAAATTTTCCTAATTGCGTATTAGGGTCTATATGCATGCTCGTAGATTGCGTATTAGGGTCTATATGCATGCTCGTAGATTGAGATTGATGCATATTGTTATGCAGCTGATTACAACTACTGAACATACATCCTACCATACAATATAAAAAACCGATTACGAGTCTATAAGGAGTATATATACTAAACATAACTGCACTATTTATATTAATTAATTTTCTGATGCGCGATAATTCGTAAATCAAATCATAATTATTATGATTCTGTTTATCAAATTTCCGTTATTTTACATGGAAAAACAAGAAAAACACCATGAAATTTACATCAAGCCTACTATAATAAGGAATTCTTAGGTTCTTTTTACAAAGACCTTTGACTTCCTAGTATTTTTTAAGCAACGTAAAAAGGAGACATTTTGATATACCAAATACTCAAATACATAAAGTTCCCTCCTTTATATGTGGCAATAGAAAACAACCATGTAATAAATTGTATTACCGCTTTAATTGAGAAAAAAGAGGTCAATATAAACCTGCAAGACAATAAAGAGAAAACTCCTTTACAGCTGGCTGCAGAAAATGGACGTGAAGGAGTATACATTAGATTTTTAATTAATAAAGGGGCTAATAGAAACCTGCCAGATAATAATAACCTCACTCCTTTAGATATGGCTGAAAGATATAGTAGAGATGCAAATTGCATAAACGCTTTAACGCATCATAGCGCCAAGGAAAACCAAACAAATGCAGCATATAAAGACAATGCGCATATAAAATCTTTTGTGATAGCAATGGAAAATTCAGATCAAAAAGATAGTAATGGACAGGCTTCTTTACCTATGGTAGCTAATGCGTCACAAGCTAAAACAAGAAAGGTTGAAGTAAAGGTTGAAATAAAGGTTGAATAATTGCATTATTGTGAAAAAAGCTTGCTCCTTAGTAAATCAGTAGGCGTAATTAGATTAAAGTCTGGTAGTCAGCTATAAGGAATTTTTCCTAATGGGTTGCTATCGTTCTTTCCCCTATTTAGATATCCATGCTTGTTCCGTGAAGCTATAATCAAATCCGGACGTGCTTATATTCAGCAATGTTTCTAATAATATAATGTATGATTTGTATAGCTTTTGCATTTGTACAAGTTTAAAATACTATGTAAATTAGGTGTTAATAAACACGCAAAAAGAATTAAAAAGCATAATAATTAAGTAAATGCAAAGTATAGCACACGTAGCGTAAAATTTTAAAAAATTTATAGAGATGAAAATAATAAAATTTATTTATTATCCAAGCAATAAGCAAATGGTACATGTCTTTATACAAAAAGTTAGCCAGGTATTATTTTGGGGATTCAGCTTTATTTTTATCTGTAGTTGTAGCAAGCAACTACACCAGGTTCATCCAGAGCACGGTCAAACAATTTTGTTCATTTCAAATTTACATGAGGCTGTAAACCATAAAATTGTAGATTGTATTAAAAATTTCATTAAGAAAAAAGG
Above is a window of Candidatus Cardinium hertigii DNA encoding:
- the dnaN gene encoding DNA polymerase III subunit beta — its product is MEFTVSSALLSQQLTAISGVITRNPIVPILENFLFQIDHNRLVVTASDLQTFISVTLPIQSDTQASVAIPARILLDTVKNLPEQLIKLSINLSNYTISIQSEHGYYKLAGENANDFPQLATINDGIALDVDAAVYKNILQKTLFVTSSDELKPAMCGVHMELTDKQATFVATDGHRLVRYIRKDLSAATQKAIIMPKKALMLLHGLLSSKMKQMHIAFDPYKIQFDMDNISVITRLVDERYPDYENVIPTEHSRKLTIHRAALVSSLRRISIYANRATHQVKLTIQDNVLTLSAEDLDFSNEAKEELIGSYEGLPLEIGFNAKLLLDMLTNITAEEIEFLFWEVNKAVLIFPKVQEEHEHLLLLIMPIIF
- a CDS encoding esterase/lipase family protein, with translation MCYFIRLLGFVACLGWFIPNYSHAKPMKHANKQLIVLLNGLCDKVSTFDTVKQKLEKAFPSASIIALTSTEGMLSVMLSIKEQAKAAFQELTDKVNDIQSKSIVLIGHSQGGLRAYALLKQYETLLNIKGLITLATPWEGAHGTKVDGSMLKQHLTKAVLNDLRMLALNLGYPSDMLINQLNITIQKNQELLFLPGAKDLKMDSLFLDEIKKTLLHEKVPIWAIGGIQNDFGALLPRKIKHRFIALNSMYTFFIVGQDALNTAYHDMKIPLASQHARNFVPQSKKNFKRIKIRNVFHSTHVWPKLNVPVGKYMLSHPDALRKIITCAKEAFSQK
- a CDS encoding DUF1609 domain-containing protein, which produces MNSGAKEIPCLTIYSLHNYEYLVLPNTILKDIPKEYQEEVESYLVKKILSFLDRLIEVMRDAYNIHIQNLDHNIRHLKSENIQITGILFFKKFFTDICSLKGLPKKFANALKKKLDQGKANGITVGELWQWTFKNILMYINQQLYNNLDQFDAEKYGYSNYEDAEKKIIKLIMGKMCEEAEKQVSIKYYTVSSEIVSAIFQDKAISKNLLISSLTTRQKENKKLDFTGELTLDISMEEFQFLIDSVCSNNHTSSYVAKIYTAFKKNGSRGTLKDFFSKRDKINQENKATRDNIRDQKGEDEANQLYQAYEESAKNKPQSFKEYLNEKEASKPIEDLLKALGLNQTEKEKKANLSKTKKAKMNKQGHKKPIEKRSSSTNNTESELISKTITDRCQNKKSNNRLVPDPFEYHSRVKKWEQDPDDLLAYFRNVSTGPDLKYKKVNSSPEKVTEEKFRHDVRPVGQITKQPDKADYFFTLGNTISSTGKINRRQSALAVLSDNNGKRQQGIIDIAITETVGGKEMIYHQMFRCLDELETIFKHENSSDTPEKQPEQSVPVLVSNRSLYKDTNGTYVITINENTYNKFLRILPWNRID
- a CDS encoding ankyrin repeat domain-containing protein; the protein is MIYQILKYIKFPPLYVAIENNHVINCITALIEKKEVNINLQDNKEKTPLQLAAENGREGVYIRFLINKGANRNLPDNNNLTPLDMAERYSRDANCINALTHHSAKENQTNAAYKDNAHIKSFVIAMENSDQKDSNGQASLPMVANASQAKTRKVEVKVEIKVE